In Paracoccaceae bacterium Fryx2, a single genomic region encodes these proteins:
- a CDS encoding acyl-CoA dehydrogenase has protein sequence MTEQKSPLKPKDAPDLGRFDWEDPFRLNDQLSDEERMLRDAARTYAQEKLQPRVVDAYREESTDPAIFREMGEMGLLGVTIPEEYGGLGGSYVAYGLVAREVERVDSGYRSMMSVQSSLVMYPIYAYGSEAQRQKYLPGLAAGTLIGCFGLTEPEAGSDPSGMKTTAKKTADGYVLNGAKMWISNSPIADVFVVWAKSEAHGGKIRGFVLEKGMAGLSAPKIGGKLSLRASITGEIVMKDVEVGADALLPNVEGLKGPFGCLNRARYGIAWGVMGAAEFCLHAARDYGLDRKQFNRPLAQTQLYQLKLANMMTEISLGLQAALRVGRLLDEANAAPEMISIIKRNNCGKALDAARWARDMHGGNGIQEGYQIMRHMVNLETVNTYEGTHDVHALILGRAITGLQAFF, from the coding sequence ATGACCGAGCAGAAAAGCCCGCTGAAGCCGAAAGACGCCCCCGACCTCGGCCGCTTCGACTGGGAAGACCCGTTCCGGCTGAACGACCAGCTTTCCGACGAGGAACGAATGCTGCGCGACGCAGCCCGCACCTATGCGCAGGAAAAGCTTCAGCCGAGGGTGGTCGATGCCTACCGCGAGGAAAGCACCGACCCCGCGATCTTCCGCGAGATGGGCGAGATGGGCCTGCTGGGCGTCACCATTCCTGAAGAATACGGCGGGCTGGGCGGGTCTTACGTCGCATACGGCCTCGTCGCGCGCGAGGTGGAACGGGTCGACAGCGGCTACCGCAGCATGATGTCGGTGCAATCCAGCCTCGTGATGTATCCGATCTACGCCTACGGCTCGGAAGCGCAGCGCCAGAAGTATCTGCCCGGCCTTGCGGCGGGCACCCTGATCGGCTGCTTCGGGCTGACCGAACCCGAGGCAGGGTCCGACCCCTCGGGCATGAAGACCACCGCGAAAAAGACAGCCGACGGCTATGTGCTGAACGGCGCCAAGATGTGGATCTCCAACTCCCCCATCGCCGATGTCTTCGTGGTCTGGGCCAAATCCGAGGCGCATGGCGGCAAGATCCGCGGCTTCGTGCTGGAAAAGGGCATGGCGGGGCTTTCGGCGCCCAAGATCGGTGGCAAGCTTTCCCTGCGCGCCTCGATCACCGGCGAGATCGTGATGAAGGATGTCGAGGTCGGCGCAGACGCCCTGCTGCCGAACGTCGAAGGGCTGAAAGGCCCGTTCGGCTGCCTGAACCGCGCCCGCTACGGCATCGCCTGGGGCGTGATGGGGGCCGCCGAGTTCTGCCTGCACGCCGCGCGCGACTACGGCCTTGACCGCAAGCAGTTCAACCGGCCGCTGGCCCAGACCCAGCTTTACCAGTTGAAACTGGCCAACATGATGACCGAGATCAGCCTTGGCCTGCAAGCCGCCCTGCGCGTCGGCCGCCTGCTCGACGAGGCGAACGCCGCTCCCGAGATGATCTCGATCATCAAGCGCAACAACTGCGGCAAGGCACTGGACGCCGCCCGCTGGGCCCGCGACATGCACGGCGGCAACGGCATCCAGGAGGGCTACCAGATCATGCGCCACATGGTGAACCTGGAAACCGTGAACACCTACGAGGGCACCCACGACGTCCACGCCCTGATCCTCGGCCGCGCTATCACCGGCCTGCAAGCCTTCTTCTGA
- a CDS encoding thiamine pyrophosphate-dependent enzyme, with amino-acid sequence MDRAAIVHENFLRRVAARDLPPGRPPAGPLTGPQAVGLFRAACLSRALDRTSRAMQKAGQGFYTIGSSGHEGMAAVAAALRPDDMAFLHYRDAAFQIARADQVPGQSILWDMLLSFAASSEDPISGGRHKVLGSRALMIPPQTSTIASHLPKAVGAAYAIGLARRRPPEHRLLADDGLVMCSFGDASANHSTAQGAFNTAGWTSYQSIPLPLLFVCEDNGIGISTRTPKGWIAANFSARPGLEYFACDGLDLYDTYRVAQEAAAYVRHRRKPAFLHIRTLRLYGHAGADVPTTYLPREEVEAEEANDPLLHFVRLLDQAGALAPEAALAVYADTCERVTRVAAEAVTRPRLRTAADVMASLIPPPRPCAPTNGPSPETRAAAFGSDARQMDEPQPMSRIINWALTDLMLTHGEIVLMGEDVGRKGGVYGVTQKLSARFGPDRMIDTLLDEQSILGLAIGLGQNGFLPMPEIQFLAYLHNAEDQIRGEAATLPFFSNGQFSNPMVLRIAGLGYQKGFGGHFHNDNSVAVLRDIPGLILAIPSNGADAAMMLRECVRLAREEQRLVVFLEPIALYPMRDLHAEKDGAWMCRYPAPDRSIPLGEVGVTGDGTDLAIVSFANGHYLSQQALPKLEAHGVATRLIDLRWISPLPVASLLQALEGCRHVLIVDETRRSGGVAEALMALLAETTDVPVARLTAEDSFIATGPAYAATMPSAEGILAAALALTGAAA; translated from the coding sequence ATGGACCGCGCTGCCATCGTGCATGAAAACTTCCTGCGCCGGGTGGCTGCGCGGGATCTGCCGCCGGGCCGCCCACCCGCCGGGCCGCTGACCGGGCCTCAGGCCGTGGGCCTCTTCCGCGCCGCCTGTCTCAGCCGCGCGCTGGACCGGACCAGCCGGGCGATGCAGAAGGCGGGTCAGGGGTTCTATACCATCGGCTCTTCGGGGCATGAGGGCATGGCGGCGGTGGCCGCGGCGCTGCGCCCGGATGACATGGCCTTCCTGCACTACCGCGACGCCGCCTTCCAGATCGCGCGTGCCGATCAGGTGCCGGGGCAGAGCATCCTGTGGGACATGCTGCTGTCTTTCGCGGCCTCGTCCGAAGACCCGATTTCGGGCGGGCGACACAAGGTGCTGGGGTCGCGCGCGCTGATGATCCCGCCGCAGACCTCGACCATCGCCAGCCACCTGCCCAAGGCGGTCGGGGCGGCCTATGCCATCGGCCTGGCCCGCCGCCGCCCGCCCGAACACCGGCTGCTGGCCGATGACGGGCTGGTAATGTGTTCGTTCGGCGATGCCTCGGCCAACCATTCCACCGCGCAGGGGGCGTTCAACACCGCGGGCTGGACCAGCTACCAGTCGATCCCGCTGCCGCTCTTGTTCGTGTGCGAAGACAACGGCATCGGCATTTCGACCAGGACGCCGAAGGGCTGGATCGCCGCCAACTTCTCGGCCCGCCCGGGCCTTGAATATTTCGCCTGCGACGGGCTCGACCTCTACGACACCTACCGCGTGGCGCAGGAGGCTGCCGCCTACGTCCGCCACCGCCGCAAGCCCGCCTTCCTGCACATCCGCACGCTCAGGCTTTACGGCCATGCCGGGGCCGACGTTCCCACCACCTACCTGCCCCGCGAGGAGGTCGAGGCCGAGGAGGCCAACGACCCCCTGCTGCATTTCGTGCGCCTGCTGGATCAGGCGGGCGCGCTGGCGCCCGAGGCGGCGCTGGCGGTCTATGCCGACACCTGCGAGCGGGTTACCCGCGTCGCGGCCGAGGCCGTCACCCGGCCAAGGCTGCGCACCGCCGCCGACGTGATGGCGAGCCTGATCCCGCCGCCCCGCCCCTGCGCGCCGACCAACGGCCCCTCGCCCGAGACGCGCGCCGCCGCCTTCGGCAGCGATGCAAGGCAGATGGACGAGCCTCAGCCGATGAGCCGGATCATCAACTGGGCGCTGACCGACCTGATGCTGACCCATGGCGAGATTGTCCTGATGGGCGAGGATGTAGGCCGCAAGGGTGGCGTCTATGGCGTGACGCAGAAGCTGTCCGCGCGCTTCGGCCCCGACCGGATGATCGACACGCTGCTGGATGAACAGTCGATCCTCGGCCTTGCGATCGGACTGGGTCAGAACGGCTTCCTGCCTATGCCGGAAATCCAGTTCCTCGCCTATCTGCACAATGCCGAAGACCAGATCAGGGGCGAGGCGGCGACGCTGCCGTTCTTTTCCAACGGCCAGTTCAGCAACCCCATGGTGCTGCGCATTGCGGGGCTGGGCTATCAGAAAGGCTTCGGCGGGCATTTCCACAACGACAACTCGGTGGCGGTGCTGCGCGACATTCCGGGGCTGATCCTGGCCATCCCCTCGAACGGCGCCGATGCCGCGATGATGCTGCGCGAATGCGTGCGGCTGGCGCGCGAGGAGCAGCGGCTGGTGGTGTTTCTGGAACCCATCGCGCTTTATCCGATGCGCGACCTGCACGCGGAAAAGGACGGCGCGTGGATGTGCCGCTACCCCGCGCCCGATCGCAGCATCCCGCTGGGCGAGGTGGGGGTGACGGGCGACGGCACCGATCTTGCCATCGTCAGCTTTGCCAACGGCCATTACCTCAGCCAGCAGGCGCTGCCGAAGCTGGAGGCTCACGGTGTCGCGACCCGCCTGATCGACCTGCGCTGGATTTCGCCGCTGCCCGTGGCGTCGCTGCTGCAGGCGCTGGAAGGCTGCCGCCATGTGCTGATCGTCGATGAAACCCGCCGCTCGGGCGGTGTGGCCGAGGCGCTGATGGCGCTGCTGGCCGAAACCACGGACGTGCCGGTGGCGCGGCTGACGGCGGAAGACAGCTTCATCGCCACCGGCCCCGCCTATGCCGCCACGATGCCGTCGGCAGAGGGCATCCTGGCCGCCGCGCTGGCGCTGACCGGGGCTGCGGCATGA
- a CDS encoding ACP S-malonyltransferase, with protein MTTAVVICPGRGTYGKAELGYLARHCADRALLAQFDARRSALGQETLTALDGANSYSVARHTRGDNASALIYAATLGDFRAIAAGVEVVAVTGNSMGWYSALACAGALTAEAGFEVVNTMGTLMQTHLIGGQLIYPFVGDDWQPDPARKAALLRLVAEIGARAGHVLGLSIDLGGMLVLAGNEAGLAAFEAAVPPLQGRFPLRLANHAGFHSALQAPVAALGRAALSPGLFRQPKLPLIDGRGAIWAPGATDTAALWDYTLGHQVVEPYDFTAAIRIAAREFAPDLFIVTGPGTTLGGAVAQSLILANWRGMGAKADFQRLQAEAPLLVAMGMADQRPLATG; from the coding sequence ATGACGACGGCGGTGGTGATCTGCCCGGGACGGGGCACCTACGGCAAGGCGGAACTGGGCTATCTGGCGCGGCACTGTGCCGACCGGGCGCTGCTGGCGCAGTTTGATGCGCGCCGCAGCGCGCTGGGGCAGGAAACGCTGACGGCGCTGGATGGCGCCAACAGCTATTCCGTGGCGCGGCACACACGGGGCGACAATGCCTCGGCCCTGATCTACGCCGCGACGCTGGGCGATTTTCGCGCCATCGCGGCGGGGGTCGAGGTGGTGGCGGTCACCGGCAATTCGATGGGCTGGTATTCGGCGCTGGCGTGTGCCGGCGCGCTGACGGCAGAGGCCGGGTTCGAGGTGGTCAACACCATGGGCACGCTGATGCAGACGCATCTGATCGGCGGGCAGCTGATCTACCCCTTCGTCGGGGACGACTGGCAGCCCGATCCGGCCCGCAAGGCGGCGCTGCTGCGGCTGGTGGCCGAGATCGGCGCGCGGGCGGGCCATGTGCTGGGCCTGTCGATCGACCTTGGCGGGATGCTGGTGCTGGCAGGCAACGAGGCGGGCCTTGCGGCGTTCGAGGCCGCCGTGCCGCCGCTGCAGGGCCGCTTTCCGCTGCGGCTGGCCAATCATGCGGGCTTTCACAGCGCCCTGCAGGCGCCTGTCGCGGCTTTGGGGCGGGCGGCCCTGTCGCCCGGGCTGTTCCGCCAGCCCAAGCTGCCGCTGATCGACGGGCGGGGTGCCATCTGGGCGCCGGGGGCCACCGACACCGCCGCGCTTTGGGACTACACGCTGGGCCATCAGGTGGTGGAACCCTACGACTTCACCGCCGCGATCCGCATTGCCGCCCGCGAGTTCGCGCCCGATCTGTTCATCGTCACCGGCCCCGGCACCACGCTGGGCGGGGCGGTTGCGCAATCGCTGATCCTGGCAAACTGGCGCGGCATGGGTGCGAAGGCCGATTTTCAGCGGCTGCAGGCCGAGGCGCCGCTGCTGGTCGCGATGGGGATGGCAGATCAGCGGCCCTTGGCGACGGGCTGA
- a CDS encoding efflux RND transporter permease subunit yields the protein MNFSAWSIRNPIAPILAFVMLLVLGWQAFNSLPITRFPNIDVPLVAVTVTQSGAAPAEMESQVTKEIEDAVAGLTGVKNVMSTVTDGVSQTAIEFRMEIPTDKAVQDVKDAIDRVRGDLPGSVDAPIVTRIDVEGQAIMNFAVSAPSLSMEELSWYVDDTITRALQGRPGIGRIDRYGGADREIRVELDPVKLDSHGVTAAVVNAQLRATNTDLGAGRSELGTGEQAIRTLGDAATVERLAATTIALPTGQTVRLSDLGRVSDTHEELRSFARYDGQQVVTFAIFRAKGASEVSVAETVNATLDRLRAQNPEVAITLVDDTVFYTYGNYEAALHTLMEGALLAVLVVLAFLKNWRATLIAAVALPLSAIPTFWAMDLLGFSLNLVSFLAITLATGILVDDAIVEIENIARHIRMGKTPYRAAIEAADEIGLAVIATTLTIVAVFVPVSFMPGIPGQYFRQFGLTVAIAVIFSLLVARLITPMMAAYLMRPKDAEEEHQRDGFLMRGYLGFVRRSLRLRYLTLLAAIGVLAVSVFFMVRIPGSFIPPEDVSRISINVELPPGSTLAETDRTTLAMVDQIEDVAGVAHVFVLGGSSPTGDLDVRRATVTVLLDKLDHSLVNRLADIGKAIPLVGGLVPEVERTGRTRPQNQIEAEIFANLRGIPDVRAFKLNDRGERDISFSVLSTNEEDLNVAVARLEAALRADPLLAEVASEGALPRPEVQITPRPAEAARLGVTTAQIAETVRVATIGDTDGALAKLSIDNRLIPVRVRLTDAARSDIGRIAALKVTTASGQTVPLSAVADIRIAEGPSMVDRLNRERRATIGANLPVGVALGTSSARFREIAESVELPASVRIQEAGDAEVQAELTASFGNAMVMGLMLVLTVLIVLFKSVIQPFTILFSLPLAIGGVAAALILTNNAVSMPVLIGILMLMGIVTKNAILLIDFAVEMRRQGMERFEAVMEAGHKRARPIVMTSIAMSAGMLPSALGVGEGGAFRAPMATAVIGGIIVSTVLSLVIVPSFFLIMDDLAWLLGKIFGRFVGKKEEEPEEPAPHVLAEGIAARASEIAALGARLDDLERTAPRPSPSLHVAE from the coding sequence ATGAACTTCTCCGCCTGGTCGATCCGCAATCCCATCGCGCCGATACTGGCGTTCGTCATGCTGCTGGTGCTGGGCTGGCAGGCGTTCAACAGCCTGCCGATCACCCGCTTTCCCAACATCGACGTGCCACTGGTTGCGGTGACGGTCACCCAGTCTGGCGCGGCCCCTGCCGAAATGGAAAGCCAGGTCACCAAGGAAATCGAGGATGCCGTGGCGGGCCTGACGGGCGTCAAGAACGTCATGTCCACGGTGACCGACGGGGTATCGCAAACCGCCATCGAATTCCGCATGGAGATTCCGACCGACAAGGCGGTGCAGGATGTCAAGGACGCCATCGACCGCGTGCGGGGCGACCTGCCCGGCTCGGTCGACGCCCCGATCGTGACGCGCATCGATGTCGAGGGTCAGGCGATCATGAACTTCGCCGTCTCGGCCCCCAGCCTGTCGATGGAAGAACTGTCGTGGTATGTCGATGACACCATCACCCGCGCGCTTCAGGGCCGCCCCGGCATCGGCCGTATCGACCGCTATGGCGGGGCCGACCGCGAGATCCGGGTCGAACTTGATCCGGTCAAGCTTGACAGCCACGGCGTCACCGCTGCGGTGGTGAATGCGCAGCTGCGCGCCACCAACACCGATCTCGGCGCCGGGCGCAGCGAGCTTGGCACCGGCGAACAGGCGATCCGCACGCTGGGCGACGCGGCAACGGTCGAACGGCTGGCGGCCACCACGATTGCCCTGCCCACCGGCCAGACCGTGCGCCTGTCGGACCTGGGCCGCGTGTCCGACACGCACGAGGAACTGCGATCCTTCGCGCGCTATGACGGACAGCAGGTGGTGACCTTCGCGATCTTCCGGGCCAAGGGCGCATCGGAGGTCAGCGTGGCCGAAACCGTCAACGCTACTCTGGACAGGTTGCGCGCGCAGAACCCCGAGGTTGCGATCACGCTGGTCGATGACACGGTTTTCTACACCTACGGCAACTACGAGGCGGCGCTGCATACCCTGATGGAGGGCGCGCTGCTGGCGGTGCTGGTGGTGCTGGCCTTCCTCAAGAACTGGCGCGCGACGCTGATCGCTGCCGTGGCGCTGCCCCTGTCGGCGATCCCGACCTTCTGGGCGATGGACCTGCTTGGGTTCTCGCTGAACCTCGTCAGCTTCCTTGCCATCACGCTGGCCACGGGGATTCTGGTCGATGATGCGATTGTCGAGATAGAAAACATCGCGCGACATATCAGGATGGGCAAGACCCCCTACCGCGCCGCCATCGAGGCCGCGGACGAGATCGGTCTGGCGGTGATTGCCACCACCCTGACCATTGTCGCGGTCTTCGTGCCGGTGTCGTTCATGCCGGGGATTCCGGGGCAGTATTTCCGCCAGTTCGGCCTGACGGTGGCCATCGCGGTGATCTTCTCGCTGCTGGTGGCGCGGCTGATCACGCCGATGATGGCCGCCTACCTGATGCGACCCAAGGACGCCGAGGAGGAACACCAGCGCGACGGCTTCCTCATGCGCGGCTATCTTGGCTTCGTGCGCCGCAGCCTGCGCCTGCGCTACCTGACGCTGCTGGCGGCGATCGGCGTGCTGGCGGTGTCGGTGTTCTTCATGGTGCGGATTCCGGGCAGCTTCATCCCGCCGGAAGACGTGTCGCGCATCTCGATCAACGTCGAATTGCCGCCGGGCTCGACCCTGGCCGAAACCGACCGCACCACGCTGGCGATGGTGGACCAGATCGAGGATGTCGCAGGTGTGGCGCATGTCTTCGTGCTGGGCGGGTCGTCGCCCACCGGCGACCTGGACGTGCGGCGCGCCACGGTGACGGTGCTGCTGGACAAGCTCGACCATTCGCTGGTCAACCGGCTGGCCGATATCGGCAAGGCCATTCCGCTGGTGGGCGGTCTGGTCCCCGAGGTCGAGCGCACCGGCCGCACCCGGCCGCAGAACCAGATCGAGGCCGAAATCTTCGCCAACCTGCGCGGCATCCCCGACGTGCGCGCCTTCAAGCTGAACGACCGGGGCGAGCGCGACATCTCTTTCTCGGTGCTGTCCACCAACGAGGAAGACCTGAACGTGGCGGTGGCGCGGCTGGAGGCCGCCCTGCGCGCCGACCCGCTGCTGGCCGAGGTCGCCTCGGAAGGCGCGCTGCCCCGCCCCGAGGTGCAGATCACCCCGCGCCCCGCCGAGGCGGCAAGGCTGGGCGTCACCACGGCGCAGATCGCCGAAACCGTGCGCGTCGCCACCATCGGCGACACCGACGGGGCGCTGGCGAAACTGTCGATCGACAACCGGCTGATCCCGGTCCGGGTGCGCCTGACCGATGCCGCCCGCAGCGACATCGGCCGGATTGCCGCGCTGAAAGTCACCACCGCAAGCGGCCAGACCGTGCCGCTGAGCGCGGTGGCCGACATCAGGATTGCCGAGGGCCCCTCGATGGTCGACCGGCTGAACCGCGAACGCCGCGCCACCATCGGGGCCAATCTGCCGGTCGGCGTGGCGCTGGGCACCTCGTCGGCACGCTTCCGCGAGATTGCCGAAAGCGTCGAACTGCCGGCCTCGGTCCGCATCCAGGAAGCGGGCGATGCCGAGGTGCAGGCCGAACTGACCGCCAGCTTCGGCAATGCGATGGTCATGGGCCTGATGCTGGTGCTGACGGTGCTGATCGTGCTGTTCAAGTCGGTGATCCAGCCCTTCACCATCCTGTTCTCGCTGCCGCTGGCGATCGGCGGGGTGGCCGCCGCCCTGATCCTGACCAACAACGCGGTGTCGATGCCGGTGTTGATCGGCATCCTGATGCTGATGGGCATCGTGACCAAGAACGCCATCCTGCTGATCGATTTCGCGGTGGAAATGCGCCGTCAGGGCATGGAGCGTTTCGAGGCGGTGATGGAGGCCGGCCACAAGCGCGCCCGGCCCATCGTGATGACCTCCATCGCCATGTCGGCGGGGATGCTGCCTTCCGCGCTGGGCGTGGGGGAGGGCGGCGCCTTCCGCGCGCCGATGGCCACGGCGGTGATCGGCGGCATCATCGTTTCCACCGTTCTCAGCCTGGTGATCGTGCCGTCGTTCTTCCTGATCATGGACGATCTCGCCTGGCTGCTGGGCAAGATTTTCGGCCGTTTCGTCGGCAAGAAGGAAGAGGAACCCGAGGAACCGGCGCCGCATGTGCTGGCCGAGGGCATCGCCGCCCGGGCCAGCGAGATCGCCGCCCTTGGTGCCCGCCTGGATGACCTTGAACGCACCGCTCCCCGCCCCTCGCCCAGCCTGCACGTCGCGGAATAG
- a CDS encoding efflux RND transporter periplasmic adaptor subunit translates to MNRLSHACHMLAVTLALAALPALPLSAQEPAPAPVAEPSLPAITVSAVGRQMLRDRVLASGFVAAVEEVFVQPQIEGQAIDALGADVGDVVAQGQVLARLSAATLDLQKTQLLASRAGALAGISQAEAQMIEARSASDEAQRVNQRNATLRAQGSISQAAAETASATATSALARVSVAEQGRVAAQAQLALVEAQIANIDLQLARTEVKSPVAGLVVGRSAMLGAIASAAGAQPMFTLIRDGALEMQADVAEQDLTRVAVGQAVQMRPVDGAAAITGKVRLVEPSVNTATRQGRVRISIDAPDRVRTGMFLSAEILVAEAETLAVPLTAVGSNEGGATVMRVSEGRISRTPVGLGIRDGGMVGIIWGLTAGDRVVTKAAAFVRDGDRINPVEAAPAAPGTN, encoded by the coding sequence ATGAACCGCCTTTCCCATGCCTGTCACATGCTTGCGGTGACGCTCGCGCTGGCCGCCCTGCCCGCCCTGCCGCTATCCGCGCAGGAGCCCGCCCCCGCGCCGGTCGCAGAACCGTCGCTGCCCGCGATCACCGTCTCGGCGGTGGGGCGGCAGATGCTGCGCGACCGGGTTCTGGCCTCGGGCTTTGTTGCCGCGGTCGAGGAGGTGTTCGTGCAGCCGCAGATCGAGGGCCAGGCGATCGACGCGCTGGGCGCCGATGTCGGTGACGTGGTGGCGCAGGGGCAGGTGCTGGCCCGGCTGTCGGCCGCGACGCTGGATCTGCAGAAAACCCAGCTGCTGGCCTCGCGCGCCGGCGCGCTGGCGGGCATCAGTCAGGCCGAGGCGCAGATGATCGAAGCCCGCTCCGCCTCGGACGAGGCGCAGCGGGTGAACCAGCGCAACGCCACGCTGCGCGCGCAGGGCAGCATCAGCCAGGCGGCGGCCGAAACGGCGTCGGCCACGGCAACCTCGGCGCTGGCGCGGGTCAGCGTGGCCGAACAGGGCCGGGTGGCCGCGCAGGCACAACTGGCTCTGGTCGAGGCGCAGATTGCCAACATCGACCTGCAACTGGCGCGGACCGAGGTGAAAAGCCCGGTCGCGGGGCTTGTGGTGGGGCGGAGCGCGATGCTGGGGGCGATTGCCTCGGCGGCGGGGGCGCAGCCGATGTTCACCCTGATCCGCGACGGCGCGCTGGAAATGCAGGCCGATGTCGCGGAACAGGATCTGACGCGGGTCGCGGTGGGGCAGGCGGTGCAGATGCGCCCGGTCGACGGGGCAGCGGCGATCACCGGCAAGGTGCGGCTGGTCGAGCCCTCGGTGAACACCGCCACCCGGCAGGGCCGGGTTCGCATAAGCATCGACGCGCCCGACCGGGTGCGGACCGGCATGTTCCTGTCGGCGGAAATCCTGGTGGCCGAGGCGGAAACGCTGGCGGTGCCGCTGACCGCCGTCGGCTCGAACGAGGGCGGCGCCACCGTGATGCGCGTGTCCGAAGGCCGCATCAGCCGCACGCCGGTCGGGCTTGGCATCCGCGATGGCGGGATGGTGGGCATCATCTGGGGGCTGACGGCGGGCGACCGGGTGGTGACCAAGGCGGCGGCCTTCGTGCGCGACGGCGACCGGATCAATCCGGTCGAGGCGGCCCCCGCGGCCCCCGGCACCAACTGA
- a CDS encoding TetR/AcrR family transcriptional regulator produces MPLQTGSALLFAPSADLRGAEILGRVRTAFLQKGFDGASMQDLALAAGMSVGNFYRYFPSKAAIVQALVARDLAEVERDFSLVLGADDPLAALRRTLSERLEGDTAHCSPDDRPLWAEITAAAARKPEIGAALAHMESVIVTYLTRLFGHLTGIAPAEADRRFDAQARLILLLIKAAVMQMPDPARDQGALNDLILQTVDRTIEDILTHRTGA; encoded by the coding sequence ATGCCCCTGCAAACCGGTTCCGCGCTTCTGTTTGCCCCTTCCGCCGACCTGCGCGGGGCCGAGATCCTTGGCCGGGTGCGCACGGCTTTTCTGCAGAAGGGCTTTGACGGCGCGTCGATGCAGGATCTGGCGCTGGCCGCCGGGATGAGCGTGGGCAATTTCTACCGCTATTTTCCGTCCAAGGCGGCAATCGTGCAGGCACTGGTCGCGCGCGATCTGGCCGAGGTCGAACGTGATTTCTCGCTCGTCCTCGGTGCGGACGACCCGCTGGCGGCGTTGCGCCGCACGCTCAGCGAACGGCTTGAGGGCGATACCGCGCATTGCAGTCCCGATGACCGTCCGCTCTGGGCCGAGATCACCGCGGCCGCGGCGCGCAAACCCGAGATCGGGGCGGCGCTGGCGCATATGGAATCGGTGATCGTCACGTATCTGACACGGCTCTTCGGCCACCTGACCGGGATTGCCCCGGCCGAGGCGGACCGCCGCTTTGACGCGCAGGCCCGGCTGATCCTGCTGCTGATCAAGGCGGCGGTGATGCAGATGCCCGACCCGGCGCGCGATCAGGGTGCGCTGAACGACCTGATCCTGCAAACTGTCGACCGGACCATCGAAGACATTCTGACCCATCGCACCGGAGCGTGA
- a CDS encoding D-glycerate dehydrogenase: MRSLLITRPLPETVLRAAARHFDVTLRDDTSPLTAAELTSALRDFDAVLPTLGDLFTAAVFAETPAPRARVLANFGVGYNHIDVAAARAAGVMVTNTPGAVTDATADIALTLMLMTARRAGEGERLLRAGRWQGWHPTQMLGMHLTGKRLGVIGMGRIGQAIARRCHFGFGMEVVFHNRSEVDPGLPARQVPMAEALAADVVVVAVPGGPTRHLIGAGALAQMQPHGILVNISRGDVVDEAALIDALTEGRIAGAGLDVYEFEPRVPAALCAMENVTLLPHLGTAALEVREAMGLMAVENLIAAQEGRVPPNLIG; the protein is encoded by the coding sequence ATGCGGTCGCTGCTGATCACCCGGCCCTTGCCCGAAACCGTGCTGCGCGCGGCCGCACGGCATTTCGACGTGACGCTGCGCGATGACACGTCACCGCTGACCGCGGCCGAACTGACCTCGGCGCTGCGCGATTTCGATGCGGTGCTGCCGACGCTGGGCGATCTGTTCACCGCGGCGGTCTTTGCCGAAACGCCTGCGCCCCGCGCCCGCGTGCTGGCGAATTTCGGGGTGGGCTACAACCACATCGACGTGGCGGCGGCGCGGGCGGCGGGGGTGATGGTGACCAACACGCCGGGGGCCGTGACCGATGCCACCGCCGACATCGCGCTGACGCTGATGCTGATGACGGCGCGGCGGGCGGGCGAGGGCGAACGGCTGCTGCGCGCCGGACGCTGGCAGGGCTGGCACCCGACGCAGATGCTGGGGATGCATCTCACGGGCAAGCGGCTGGGCGTGATCGGCATGGGGCGCATCGGGCAGGCGATCGCGCGGCGCTGCCATTTCGGCTTCGGCATGGAGGTGGTGTTCCACAACCGGAGCGAGGTCGACCCGGGCCTGCCCGCCCGGCAGGTGCCGATGGCCGAGGCGCTGGCCGCCGATGTGGTGGTGGTCGCCGTGCCCGGCGGCCCGACCCGCCATCTGATCGGCGCGGGCGCACTGGCGCAGATGCAGCCGCACGGCATCCTTGTCAACATCTCGCGTGGCGATGTGGTGGACGAAGCGGCGCTGATCGACGCCCTGACGGAAGGGCGCATCGCCGGGGCGGGGCTGGATGTCTACGAGTTCGAACCCCGTGTGCCCGCTGCCCTTTGCGCGATGGAGAACGTGACGCTGCTGCCGCATCTCGGCACAGCGGCGCTGGAAGTGCGCGAGGCGATGGGGCTGATGGCGGTCGAGAACCTGATCGCGGCGCAGGAGGGGCGGGTGCCGCCGAACCTGATCGGATAG
- a CDS encoding tRNA-binding protein gives MITFDDFQKVDIRVGRITRAEPFPEARKPAYKLWVDFGPEIGEKRSSAQITVHYTPEELVGRQVLAVVNFPPRQIGKVLSEVLVLGVPDAAGEVVLIGPGHDVPPGGRLF, from the coding sequence ATGATCACCTTCGACGATTTCCAGAAGGTCGATATCCGGGTCGGGCGCATCACCCGCGCCGAACCCTTCCCCGAGGCGCGCAAACCGGCATACAAGCTCTGGGTCGATTTCGGGCCGGAGATCGGCGAGAAACGCTCGTCGGCGCAGATCACCGTGCACTACACGCCCGAGGAACTGGTGGGGCGGCAAGTGCTGGCGGTGGTGAACTTTCCGCCGCGCCAGATCGGCAAGGTGCTGTCGGAGGTGCTGGTGCTGGGGGTGCCCGATGCGGCGGGCGAGGTCGTGCTGATCGGGCCGGGTCATGATGTGCCGCCGGGCGGGAGGCTGTTCTGA